A genome region from Microbacterium profundi includes the following:
- a CDS encoding YkvA family protein encodes MPYWLQILLSVLGSIALLWGALMIVLIVHYRRADRSIDWREIARLAPDAVRLITRLAFDTAVPRLTRWWLGGLLAYLLLPIDLVPDFIPILGYLDDAILVAIGLRFAITHAGMDALERNWPGTADGLAALVAITRTRE; translated from the coding sequence TCCTCGGGAGTATCGCGCTCCTGTGGGGCGCGCTGATGATTGTGCTGATTGTTCACTACCGACGAGCTGACCGCTCCATCGATTGGCGGGAAATCGCCCGGCTCGCACCCGACGCAGTAAGGCTCATCACACGTCTGGCCTTCGACACGGCGGTGCCGCGCCTCACACGTTGGTGGCTGGGTGGCCTCCTCGCCTACCTGTTGCTGCCGATCGACCTGGTCCCAGACTTCATCCCGATACTCGGATACCTCGACGACGCGATCCTCGTCGCGATCGGGTTGCGCTTCGCCATCACGCACGCCGGCATGGACGCCCTCGAACGAAACTGGCCAGGAACAGCCGACGGGCTTGCCGCTCTCGTCGCGATCACCAGAACGCGCGAGTAG
- a CDS encoding DUF305 domain-containing protein: protein MYIRFAAMILTAMVVMYWVMFVGSWEWGHVRFSESRVFMTLTMGGTMVLIMLGWMLSMYKNTKANIAIITVGVLLIGGGVFLDRSQITVDDAAFMRAMIPHHSLAITRAERAQIQDVRVCELAVEISEAQRREILEMDWLIRDIERNGVATTPEQAQTRPVPVFEESAERACPAE from the coding sequence ATGTACATCCGATTTGCGGCGATGATCCTCACCGCGATGGTGGTGATGTACTGGGTAATGTTCGTGGGCTCATGGGAATGGGGTCACGTCCGCTTCAGTGAAAGCCGCGTGTTCATGACGCTCACCATGGGGGGCACGATGGTGCTCATCATGCTCGGCTGGATGTTGAGCATGTATAAGAACACCAAAGCCAATATCGCGATCATCACGGTGGGTGTCCTGCTAATCGGAGGCGGCGTCTTCCTTGACCGCAGTCAAATCACTGTTGACGACGCGGCCTTCATGCGCGCCATGATCCCGCACCATTCTCTGGCGATCACCCGTGCCGAACGCGCCCAGATCCAGGACGTCCGCGTCTGCGAGCTCGCGGTCGAGATCAGCGAAGCGCAGCGCCGCGAGATCCTCGAAATGGACTGGCTCATCCGAGACATCGAACGCAATGGCGTCGCGACAACGCCTGAGCAAGCACAGACCCGACCCGTTCCGGTCTTCGAGGAATCAGCGGAGCGTGCATGCCCCGCTGAATAG
- a CDS encoding heavy metal translocating P-type ATPase: MSILTDPGLRPGGRALPKPPSIFVTGTRLPEVRWAALALLLFLIAWPLQMAGAPEPVWWTLYLLGYVAGGWEPAWAGLTALRNKVLDVDLLMIVAAIAAASIGQVFDGALLIVIFATSGALEALVTQRTADSVSSLLSLTPEQATRLIRVGAREELEDVPTSALQVGDLILVRPGERIGADGVVVDGISEVDQAAMTGESMPVRRGEGQDVLSGTVNGTGALTVRVTRPASESVIARVVAMVSEASETKSQRQMFIEKVEQRYSLGVVAATLLVFFVPLGFGTDFREALLRAITFMIVASPCAVVLSTMPPLLASIANAGRHGVLVKSATVMERLGRTSLVAFDKTGTLTHGAPVVRDVTARPGQTRQSVLALAAAVEQHSEHPIGRAIVRAVPEGSAPAANFRAIPGHGVEGVVDGRLVRVVQTADESGTVGTIVDVLVDGEPVGTLTLDDALRPDAASSVARTETLTASPVHLLTGDNDRTAADIAARTGIRVVHARLLPADKAEAVKRLEDDGATVMVVGDGVNDAPALAAASIGVAMGRHGSDLALDTADAVIIRDELSAVPAVINLSRKAHRYVVANLIIAATFITVLVTWDLVATLPLPLAVAGHEGSTVIVALNGLRLLRKSAWT; this comes from the coding sequence GGCACTCGCTCTGCTGCTGTTCCTGATCGCGTGGCCTCTGCAGATGGCCGGCGCCCCGGAGCCGGTGTGGTGGACACTGTACCTTCTCGGATATGTTGCGGGCGGGTGGGAGCCGGCGTGGGCGGGCCTGACCGCGTTGCGGAACAAGGTTCTCGACGTGGATCTGCTGATGATCGTCGCCGCAATCGCCGCCGCCTCGATCGGGCAGGTGTTCGACGGCGCCCTCCTGATCGTCATCTTCGCGACCAGCGGCGCCCTTGAAGCCCTCGTCACTCAGCGCACCGCAGACTCCGTGAGCAGCCTTCTGTCGCTCACGCCGGAGCAGGCCACTCGTCTGATCCGCGTCGGGGCTCGTGAGGAGCTCGAGGATGTTCCGACATCCGCTCTGCAGGTCGGGGACCTGATCCTGGTGCGCCCCGGTGAACGCATCGGCGCGGACGGCGTCGTGGTCGACGGGATCAGCGAAGTCGACCAGGCGGCGATGACCGGGGAGTCCATGCCAGTCCGCCGCGGGGAGGGTCAGGATGTGCTCTCCGGGACCGTGAACGGCACCGGCGCTCTCACCGTCCGGGTCACCCGCCCCGCCAGCGAGTCCGTCATCGCCCGGGTCGTGGCGATGGTGTCCGAGGCCTCGGAGACGAAGTCGCAACGGCAGATGTTCATCGAGAAGGTCGAGCAACGGTACTCCCTCGGCGTGGTCGCCGCGACCCTGCTGGTGTTCTTCGTCCCTCTGGGGTTCGGTACCGACTTCCGCGAGGCGCTACTGCGCGCGATCACCTTCATGATCGTGGCGTCCCCGTGTGCGGTGGTCCTCTCCACGATGCCGCCGCTGCTCGCCTCGATCGCGAACGCGGGACGACACGGCGTGCTGGTCAAATCCGCGACCGTGATGGAACGCCTCGGCCGCACCTCCCTGGTCGCATTCGATAAGACCGGAACGCTCACCCACGGCGCCCCCGTCGTGAGAGACGTCACCGCACGGCCCGGGCAGACCCGCCAGTCGGTGCTGGCGTTGGCGGCCGCTGTCGAGCAGCACAGCGAGCATCCGATCGGGCGAGCCATCGTCCGCGCCGTCCCGGAGGGCAGCGCCCCTGCCGCGAACTTCCGGGCGATCCCTGGCCACGGGGTCGAAGGGGTCGTCGACGGGCGCTTGGTCCGAGTCGTGCAGACGGCTGATGAATCGGGCACGGTCGGCACGATCGTGGACGTCCTGGTCGATGGTGAACCTGTCGGAACGCTCACCCTCGATGACGCACTCCGCCCGGACGCGGCCTCCTCGGTCGCGCGAACCGAGACCCTCACAGCGTCGCCGGTGCACCTGCTCACCGGGGACAACGACCGCACCGCCGCCGACATCGCCGCACGTACCGGGATTCGTGTCGTCCACGCCCGCCTGCTCCCCGCTGATAAGGCCGAGGCGGTGAAACGACTCGAGGATGACGGCGCCACCGTGATGGTCGTCGGCGACGGGGTCAACGACGCCCCCGCATTGGCCGCGGCCAGTATCGGTGTCGCGATGGGTCGGCACGGCTCCGACCTCGCCCTGGACACCGCGGACGCGGTCATCATCCGCGACGAACTGTCCGCGGTGCCCGCGGTGATCAACCTGTCCCGCAAAGCACACCGGTATGTCGTGGCGAACCTGATCATCGCCGCGACCTTCATCACCGTGCTGGTGACATGGGACCTGGTCGCCACATTGCCGTTGCCGCTCGCGGTGGCCGGCCATGAAGGGTCTACCGTCATCGTCGCCCTCAACGGGCTGCGCCTGCTCCGCAAAAGCGCCTGGACATGA